The sequence below is a genomic window from Curtobacterium sp. MCPF17_002.
GCAGCGCGCGCCGGGGACACCGACGCCGCCCGGGTGTTCGAGATCGCCGGGTGGGGACTCTCCCGCGCGGCTCTGCTGACGGCGGGGATCCTCGACGTGACGACCATGGTCGTCGGCGGGGGGATCGCGCGGTCGTGGGACCTGCTCGAACCGGCCATCAGCGCCGCCATCGCGCTGGAGCCCCCGGTGAGCGGGGCGTCGATCCGCCTGGCGCAGTCGACCCTCGGGTCAGACGCCGTGGCGCTCGGCGCGGCCGCACAGGTGCGCGACCTCGTGCTCGGCGGGGCCCCGGCGCGCTGACGCGCGTGCACCGTGCGTGTCGGGCGTGCCGTGCACCGTGCGTGCCGGGCACGTGCCGGGCGAACGCCGTGCGTGCGCTCCGCACAACACAAGTCGGCCCGAACCGCCTGATCTCGCGGTTCGGACCGACTTGCGTTGTGCGCCGGTACCCGTGACGGGCGCCGGACGTCGTGCGGACTAGGCCCGGCGTGCGCCGATCCGCGGCAGCAGCAGGCCGAGGACGATCATCGCGACGGCGAGCACGAGGTGCAGCACGTTGTCGGCGCTGTTCAGCGGGACGAAGTTCGCCGGGTCGGCCATGCCCGCGGTGAACAGGCCGTAGACGAACAGGACGGCGTACACGATGCCGCCGACGACCAGGTAGAGCCGGGCACCGCGTGCGCTGCGTGCGGCCAGCAGTCCGACGACGCCGAACAGCAGGTGCACGATGTTGTGGAGGACCGACACCTGGAACAGGCCGACGAGCATCGCCATCGATCCGTGTCCGGCCATCGACATCGTGCCCATGTCCATCGTCAGCCCCGGGACGAAGCCCGCGATGCCGACGAGGAGGAAGACGACGCCGAAGACGACGGCACCCTTCTGCGTCCAGGTCGAGCCGTACCCGATGCGGTTGTTCGCTGCGCTGGTGGTCATGATCGCGACCTCTCTCTCGACGGGACCGCCGCACCACTGCGTCGATCCAGGCGCTCGTGTCGCCCACAGCGCATTCGGAGCAGTCCTCGTGCTGGTTCGCAGGTGCGTGCCGCTCGTATCCGATCTGCGCACCGGGTGGGCTGTGCCGACGGGGAGGAGTGCGCGAGCACTGTGGGGACATGAGCCAGTACGAGAAGCGCGACCCGAACACCCTCTACCCGAAGCCGCCGTTCCCGAAGCAGGAGCAGTCGCTGCCCGGAGCCGCGTGGAAGATGGACCCGGAGCCCGACCACGGCGAACAGAGCTACGTCGGCAAGGAGCGCCTGACCGGCTTCCGCGGCATCGTCACCGGCGCCGACTCGGGCATCGGCCGTGCTGCGGCGATCGCGCTCTCCCGCGAGGGCGCCGACCTCGTGCTGTCGTACCTGCCCGACGAGCAGGAGGACGCCGAACAGGTGCGCGACCTGCTCGAGGGCGAGGGGCACCGTGCGGTGCTCTTCCCGGGCGACATCTCCGACGAGCAGTACTGCGGCGACCTCGTGCAGAAGGCGGTCGACGAGTTCGGCGGTCTGGACACCCTCGTGATGGTCGCCGGCCGGATGGACAGCAACGACGACATCCTGACGCTCGACACCTCGATGTTCGACTCCACGTTCAAGACGAACATCTACTCGCTGTTCTGGCTGACGAAGGCCGCGGTGCCGCACATGGAGCCGGGTTCGACCATCGTCACCACCGGCTCGATCCAGGCCTCGACGCCGTCGCCGGACAAGATCGACTACGCCGTCTCGAAGGGGGCGATCAAGCTCTTCACCGAGGCGGTCGCCCAGCAGCTCGCCCCGAAGGGGATCCGGGTGAACTCGGTCGCTCCGGGGCCGGTGTGGACGCCGCTCCAGCCGGGCTCCGACGACGCCGAGACGGTGTCGCACTTCGGGGAGAGCTCGCCGTTCGGCCGTCCCGGACAACCGGCCGAGCTCGGTGCCGCCTACGTGCACCTCGTCAGCCCGGAGTCGAGCTACCAGTCCGGTTCGACCATCACCATCGCGGGCGGGACTCCCGCGTTCTAGACGGCCGCGTCAGCCCTGCGGGGGCGAGTAGAGCTGCAGGTCGTTGCCCTCACTGTCCTTGAAGGGGACGATCTTCCCCCACGGGTGCTCGCTGACCTCGCCCTGGAAGTCGGCACCGCGGGACCGCAGATCGGCAACCTCGTCCTCGATCGAGCCGTCCGGCTGGAACGAGACCACTGCCCCGCCGCTCGACGGTGATGCGGACTCCCGGCCGTTCAGGCCGATGCGCAGGCCGTTCGCGTCGATCTCGCTCCAGTCGTCGGACTCGCTCGCCACCGTCAGCCCCAACGTGTCGCGGTAGAACGCGACCGCTCGCTGCATGTCGCTGACCGGGACCCAGACCGCTGCCACTCCGCTTGCCATGGTGATTCCTCTCCGTCGTGCCGTTTCGTCGTGACCAGCGACGCTAGGGGCCGGGGATGTGCCGGGACACAGGGGTGGTGGTGTCCCCGAACGCGGAACGCCCGCAGCTGGCACGATCGAGGCGCGGGCCCGACGCGGGGTCCGGAGCGCGACGGGAGCAGCAGATGGCAGGCGTGACGCACGTGGTCCTGGTGGCGTGGGAGCCGGGGACGGATCGGTCCGCCGAGGCCGACGCGGTCGTGGAGCAGCACCTCGCCCGGATCGGCGGCGTGGAGTCGGTGCGCTCCGGGACGAGCGTGAGCACGGAGGGCCTCGAGGACGGCTTCGACTGGATGCTCGTCGTCCGCTTCCGAGACCGTGCGGCGCTCGAGGGCTACCTGCCCCACCCCGAACACCGGCCGGTCGCCGAGTTCATCGGCGCGGGGAGCGAACGCGTGGTGGTCTTCGACCTCGGGGACTGAGCCGGCGCTGCTCAGACCGGTTCAGGCCTGCTTCCGCCGCGGGCGGGCCGACCGGGGCGGGATCGTCCGCATGTGGTCGCGGACCCGGGTGAGCACCGTCGCGAGCCCCTGCACGTCGTCGTGGGAGAGCGGCTCGAGGAACAGCTTCCGGAGCACGTCGACGTGCCCGGGGAACACCCGTGCCAGCACGTCGCGCCCGGCGTCGGTGATCGTGACCGTCACGCCGCGCTCGTCGTCGGCCGACTGGCTCCGCGCCACGAGTCCGGCCTGTTCGAGCAGCCCGACCTGGTAGGTGAGACCGCTCCGGCTGTAGACCACGCCGTCGGCCAGGTCGGTCATCCGCCGGCTGCCGTCCGCCGCGTCACCGAGGGTGGCGAGGAGCTGGAACTGCACGTAGCTGAGGTCGCCGGCGTCGCGGAGCTGCTGCTCGACGGTGTGCCGGAGCAGGCTGCTCACCTCGATGAGGGCGAAGTACGCGCCGAGCTCGGCGGGGTCGAGCGGCGGTGCGGACTCGTCTGCGGTCATGTGCCCATCCTACTTGCTACGAATTCGAAGCAGTGTTACGGTCATGGCAAGTGCTTCGAATTCGAAGCACTTGCCATCCCGAACAGGAGCACACCATGCAGAGCATCCGCTTCCACCAGTACGGCGACGCCGACGTCCTCCGCCTCGAGGACGTCGAGGTCCCCACCCCCGGCGCGGGCGAGGTCCGCGTCCGCGTCGCCGCGACCTCGTTCAACCCGGTCGACGCCGGCATCCGCTCCGGCGGCCTGCAGCAGCCGTTCCCGATCGCGTTCCCGCACACCCCGGGCATCGACGTCGCCGGCACGGTGGACGCACTCGGGGACGGGGTCGACGGCGTCGCGGTCGGTGACGCCGTGATCGGGTTCCTGCCGATGGTCGGCGACGGAGCCTCGGCCGAGTACGCGATCGCCCCGGCGGACGCCCTGGCCGCAGCACCGACCACGGTGCCGCTCGCCGACGCCGCCGCGATGCCGATCGTGGGGCTGACCGCGTGGCAGGCGCTGTTCGAGCTCGGCGGCCTGACCGCCGGGCAGCGCGTCCTCGTCACCGGCGCCGGGGGAGCGGTCGGCGGCTACGCCGTGCAGCTCGCGAAGCGGGCCGGAGCGCACGTCATCGCCACCGCGAGCCCGCGCAGTGCCGACCGGGTCCGTGCCGCCGGCGGGGACGAGGTCGTCGACCACACCGTCACCCCGGTCACGGACGCCGTCCACGAGCCGGTCGACCTGCTGCTCAACCTCGCACCGATCGACCCGGTCGAGTTCGTCGCACAGGCCGCACTCGTCCGTGACGGCGGGGTCGTCGTGAACACGACCGTGTGGCAGCAGGCGCCGAGCGACGAGGCGCGCGGGGTCCGCGGTGAGAACGTCTTCGTGCGGAGCGACGCCGCGCAGCTCGCCGAGCTGGTGTCCGCCGTCGACCGGGGCGAGCTGCGCATCGACGTGAGCCGCCGGATCACGCTCGAGGAGCTGCCCGCCCTGCACGCCGAGGCCGCCACCGGCGGGGTCTCCGGCAAGGTCGTCGTGACCGTCGCCGCGTCGTGACGGCGGGACGCGCAGCCGGCGCCAGGGTGGCCGGCGTCCGGTTCGGACCTGCCTCAGCGGCTGTGGGCCTGCTCCACGCCGAGGACCCCGAGGAGCGCGAGCGCGTCGGCATCCGGTGACCCCGACGGCGCGGTGTACAGCACGAGGGACTGGTCGCGGTCGGTGAGGGCGAGGCTGTCGCAGTCCACCGTCACCGGGCCGACCGCCGGGTGCCGGAACGTCTTCGTGAGCATCGGCGCCGTCTGGACGTCGTGCCGCTCCCACAGCTCGGCGAACCGGGTGTTGCCGGTCCGCAGGTCGTCGACGAGCCCCGCCACGGTCGGGTCCGACGGGTACCGGGCCAGGGTCGTGCGGAGCTGCATCACGACGTGCCGCTGGAACTCGGCGCCGTCCGAGATCCCGTACGGCGGTTCCGCCGCGGCCGCGGCGGCACCGGTCGGGAACGCCCGTCGTGCGAGGTTCCGCCCGGCCTCGTCCTGCGCGTCGAAGTCCTCCATCAGTGCGGCCGCGAGGTCGTTCCAGGCGAGGACCTCGAACGTCGCGGAGAGCACGATCGCCGCCGTCTGGGGGAGCCGGTCGACCACCGCGAGGATGCTCGGTCGGACGTCCCGCCGGACCGTCCCGAGGTGCAGCGCGGCGGTGCCGGCGAGCAGGTGCAGGTGCTCGGACTCGGCCTCCGTCAGCCGGAGTGCCCCGGCGATCCCGGCCAGGACCTCGGCGGACGGTCGGGGCGCTCGACCCTGCTCGAGTCGGACGTAGTACTCGGTCGAGATGTGCGCGAGGACCGCCACTTCCTCGCGTCGGAGTCCCGGTGTCCGGCGACGCGACCCCGACGGCAGGCCGACGTCCTCCGGTCGCACGCGTTCGCGTCGTGAGCGGAGGAACGCGGCGAGCTCCTGCTTGTCCATGCGCCGAGTCTGCCCCGTCGAGGCCGCCGGACCCTGGTACCGGGTGTACCTGGCTGCCGTGCTCCGGTGGGGGCGACGCTGGCGACATGACCAACGAGACCACCATCACCACCACCCCGATCGGCCTGCTCACCGGCAAGGTCGTGTTCATCACCGGCGCGAGCCGGGGCATCGGCGCCGCGGCCGCGCGGCTCTTCGCCCGCGAGGGAGCAGCGGTCGTCCTCGCCGCGCGCAGTGCCGAGGCGCTCGACGGCGTCGTCGCCGACGTCCGTGCCGCGGGTGGCACCGCCGACGCGGTCGCCCTCGACCTCGCGGACCCGTCGAGCATCCGCGCCGCGGTGGAGCGGGTCGACGAGCTGCACGGCCGACTCGACGGCGCCTTCAACAACGGTGCGGCGATCCAGCAGCCCGGACCGCTCGACACCACGACCGACGAGGACATCGAGACGCAGTTCGCGGTGAACTTCCGCGGGCACTGGGTCGCGATGACGGCGGAGGCGGCGCTCATGCGACGGACCGGCTCCGGCGCGATCGTGAACACGTCGAGCATCGGCAGCCGCCGGGCCAACCCGGCCCTGCCCGCGTACGGCGCGATGAAGCGGGCGCTCAACAGCATCACCGAGACGGCGGCCGTGACCTGGGCTCCGGAGCGGATCCGGGTGAACGGCATCACCCCGGGTGGCACCGCCACCGAGATGATCGAGGCCTGGGAGGCCGCCACCCCCGGCATCACCGAGCAGATCAACGCGTCGGTCCCGCTCGGGCGCATGGCGGAACCGAGCGAGGTGGCCGAGGTCGCGGCCTGGCTGCTGAGCGACCGCGCTTCGATGGTCACCGGCGCGATCGTGCCGGTCGACGGTGGTGCCGGCGCATGACCCGGATGTCCGGTCGGTGACCGATCGCGGGCCTGGAGGCGCGTGGCGGGCCCGCCACGCGCCTCCAGGCCCGCATCTCCGTACGATGGGACCGTGGCTGACGCGACCGAACCGACCGTCCTGCTGACCGCGTTCGAACCGTTCGGGGGTGACGCACGGAACCCGTCGTGGGATGCGGCGCAGCGCCTGGCCGCGACGTGGGACGGGCCCGCGACGCTGGTCGTCGAGCAGCTGCCCGTGGTCTTCGCCGAGGAGCGCGCGCGGCTGGCCGCCCTCCTCGCGCACCACCGGCCCACCGTCGTGATCGCGACCGGGCTGGCGGCCGGACGCGCCGCGGTCACGCCGGAGCGCGTCGCGATCAACGTGATGGACGCCCGGATCCCGGACAACGCGGGCGCCCAGCCGGTCGACGAACCGATCGACCCGTGCGGCGCTCCCGCGGCGTTCTCCGGGTTGCCGATCAAGCGCATCGTGCGGGACGTCCGCGCCGCCGGAGTGCCCGCGGCCGTGTCGAACACCGCCGGCACCTTCACCTGCAACCAGGTGTTCTACGAGTTGATGTCGTTCGCGGAGCGCGACGGGTTCCGCGCCGGGTTCGTGCACGTGCCGGCCACGCCGGACATCGCCGGGGACGGCCCGTCGCTCGAGCTGGAGCAGATCGTCACGGCGCTCGACGCCGTCGTCCGGGCGTCGATCGACCCGTCGGCGGACGTCGTCGAGCAGGGTGGCGCCGAGTCCTGATACAGTTATGAAATCAGAACCAAGGGGGCTGGTCGGCGCGCGGGAACGCTGATCGGCTCGTGTACCGCCGAGGCGGTGCCACCCGCGTGTCCTTCGGTTCGCACCCTCGTGCCTCTCGCCGTGCGGCGCCGCCGCCGGAGCACGATCCGTGCCCACCGAAGGAGCCCCCTTGTCCACCGTCATGCCCGAGACCCGCCGCGGACGACTCCGCGGCAACCCGATCGCCACGCTCGTCGCCGTCTGCTTCGGCCTGTTCATGGTCGGACTCGACGCCACCGTCGTCTCGATCGCGAACCCGGCGATCGCCGCCGACCTCGGGACCACGTTCACCGAGCTGCAGTGGATCACGAACGCGTACCTGCTCGCGCTCGCCGTGTTCCTCATCCTCGGCGGCAAGCTCGGCGACCGGTTCGGCCGTCGCCGGATGTACCTCATCGGGGTCGTCGCGTTCGCGCTGTCGTCGGTCGCGATCGGTCTGGTCGGCTCGGCCACGGGGGTCATCGCCTTCCGTGCCGTGCAGGGCCTCAGCGCCGCCCTCCTCATGCCGCAGACCCTCGCGCTGCTCCGGGCGACCTTCCCGCGCGAGAAGTTCGGCGTGGCCGTCGGCGTCTGGGGCGGGGCCTCGTCGGTCGCCATCGCGGCCGGTCCGATCGTCGCCGGGATCCTGGTGGCATCGCTCGGCTGGGAGTCGGTCTTCTTCGTGAACGCCCCGATCGCCGCCATCGGGCTCGTCATCGGCGGGCTCGTCCTCCGCGAGTCCACCGCCCCGCACCGTGGACGCTTCGACGTCGCCGGCGTGGTGCTCCTCGCCGCAGGCCTGTTCGCCATCGTGCTCGCCGTCGTGCAGTCCGAGTCGTGGGGCTGGGGGAGCCCGCTCACCCTCGGTGTGCTCGTCGCCGGCGTCGCGCTCCTCGTCGTGTTCGTCGTCGTCGAGCTCCGGGTCACCGATCCGCTGCTGCCGATGTCGCTGTTCCGGTCGTCGTCGCTGTCGATCGGCGGACTCGGTGTCGGGGCGAACTTCTTCGCGATGCTCGGTGTGACGTTCTTCCTGTCGCTCTACATGCTCAACCTGCGCGGGGCGACCGGCCTCGAGGCGGGCCTCATGCAGCTGCCCCTCAGCGGCGTCTCGATCATCGCCTCGCCGATCGGTGCCGCCCTCGTCGGCCGGTTCGGGGTCCGTCGGACACTCACCCTCGGGCTGCTGCTCGTCGGCGTCTCCCTGCTCGCGCTGACCACCACGACGCAGGACTCGCCGTACATCGGCATGGCGATCCCGTTCGTCGTCTTCGCGCTCGGTGCCGGGTTCACGATGACCGCGGGCGCCGAGGCCGTCGTCGGCGGCGCCCCCGTGCAGCTCGCCGGGGTCGCCGGAGGGTTCCAGGCGACCGCGCTCCAGCTCGGTGGCGCACTCGGCACGTCGGTGCTGTCGGCGGTCGTCAGCGCGGGCGTGCTGTCCGGCACCGCGGGGCTCGGGCTCGGGACGGCTGCGCGGCAGGGGCTCGTGCAGGGGATCGTGCCGAGCGGCCTCGGTGTCACCGCGGCTGCGACGGCGCGGGACGCGTTCCTCAGCGGCATGCACACGGCCTTCGTGGTCGCGGCGGTCGTCGCGATCGTCGTCGGGGTGCTCGCCGCGGTCTTCGTCCGCGACCGCGGGCACCACGCCCCGGCCGAGGTCGCGGAGGACGCCGCCGGGGCGCTCGTCTGAGCGGTCGATCCGCGCCCCGCGACCCGACCCGCGTCAGATGAACTGGCGGAAGTTCGTCGACGCCAGGTCGAGCAGCTCGTCGCCGCGGCCGGACAGCACCGTGCGGATCGCGTAGAGCGTGAAGCCCTTCGCCTGCTCGAGGGTGACCGCCGGGGGCATCGACAGCTCCTGGCGGTCGGCCTTGACCGAGACGAGCGCCGGCCCGTCGTGCGCGAGGGCAGCCGCGACGGCGTCCTCGAGCTGGTCCGACTCGTCGACGCGGAACCCCGCGATGCCGATCGCCTCCGCCACCTTCGCGAAGTCCGGGTTCTGCAGCTCGGTGCCGTACGTCACGAACCCCGCCGCCTTCATCTCGAGCTCGACGAAGTTCAGCGACGAGTTGTCGAACACGACGATCTTCACCGGCAGCTTGTTCTGCACGATCGTGATGAGCT
It includes:
- a CDS encoding MFS transporter, whose translation is MSTVMPETRRGRLRGNPIATLVAVCFGLFMVGLDATVVSIANPAIAADLGTTFTELQWITNAYLLALAVFLILGGKLGDRFGRRRMYLIGVVAFALSSVAIGLVGSATGVIAFRAVQGLSAALLMPQTLALLRATFPREKFGVAVGVWGGASSVAIAAGPIVAGILVASLGWESVFFVNAPIAAIGLVIGGLVLRESTAPHRGRFDVAGVVLLAAGLFAIVLAVVQSESWGWGSPLTLGVLVAGVALLVVFVVVELRVTDPLLPMSLFRSSSLSIGGLGVGANFFAMLGVTFFLSLYMLNLRGATGLEAGLMQLPLSGVSIIASPIGAALVGRFGVRRTLTLGLLLVGVSLLALTTTTQDSPYIGMAIPFVVFALGAGFTMTAGAEAVVGGAPVQLAGVAGGFQATALQLGGALGTSVLSAVVSAGVLSGTAGLGLGTAARQGLVQGIVPSGLGVTAAATARDAFLSGMHTAFVVAAVVAIVVGVLAAVFVRDRGHHAPAEVAEDAAGALV
- a CDS encoding SDR family oxidoreductase, producing MTNETTITTTPIGLLTGKVVFITGASRGIGAAAARLFAREGAAVVLAARSAEALDGVVADVRAAGGTADAVALDLADPSSIRAAVERVDELHGRLDGAFNNGAAIQQPGPLDTTTDEDIETQFAVNFRGHWVAMTAEAALMRRTGSGAIVNTSSIGSRRANPALPAYGAMKRALNSITETAAVTWAPERIRVNGITPGGTATEMIEAWEAATPGITEQINASVPLGRMAEPSEVAEVAAWLLSDRASMVTGAIVPVDGGAGA
- a CDS encoding DUF4383 domain-containing protein, which codes for MTTSAANNRIGYGSTWTQKGAVVFGVVFLLVGIAGFVPGLTMDMGTMSMAGHGSMAMLVGLFQVSVLHNIVHLLFGVVGLLAARSARGARLYLVVGGIVYAVLFVYGLFTAGMADPANFVPLNSADNVLHLVLAVAMIVLGLLLPRIGARRA
- a CDS encoding helix-turn-helix transcriptional regulator, giving the protein MDKQELAAFLRSRRERVRPEDVGLPSGSRRRTPGLRREEVAVLAHISTEYYVRLEQGRAPRPSAEVLAGIAGALRLTEAESEHLHLLAGTAALHLGTVRRDVRPSILAVVDRLPQTAAIVLSATFEVLAWNDLAAALMEDFDAQDEAGRNLARRAFPTGAAAAAAEPPYGISDGAEFQRHVVMQLRTTLARYPSDPTVAGLVDDLRTGNTRFAELWERHDVQTAPMLTKTFRHPAVGPVTVDCDSLALTDRDQSLVLYTAPSGSPDADALALLGVLGVEQAHSR
- a CDS encoding Dabb family protein, whose translation is MAGVTHVVLVAWEPGTDRSAEADAVVEQHLARIGGVESVRSGTSVSTEGLEDGFDWMLVVRFRDRAALEGYLPHPEHRPVAEFIGAGSERVVVFDLGD
- the pcp gene encoding pyroglutamyl-peptidase I, which translates into the protein MADATEPTVLLTAFEPFGGDARNPSWDAAQRLAATWDGPATLVVEQLPVVFAEERARLAALLAHHRPTVVIATGLAAGRAAVTPERVAINVMDARIPDNAGAQPVDEPIDPCGAPAAFSGLPIKRIVRDVRAAGVPAAVSNTAGTFTCNQVFYELMSFAERDGFRAGFVHVPATPDIAGDGPSLELEQIVTALDAVVRASIDPSADVVEQGGAES
- a CDS encoding NADP-dependent oxidoreductase; the protein is MQSIRFHQYGDADVLRLEDVEVPTPGAGEVRVRVAATSFNPVDAGIRSGGLQQPFPIAFPHTPGIDVAGTVDALGDGVDGVAVGDAVIGFLPMVGDGASAEYAIAPADALAAAPTTVPLADAAAMPIVGLTAWQALFELGGLTAGQRVLVTGAGGAVGGYAVQLAKRAGAHVIATASPRSADRVRAAGGDEVVDHTVTPVTDAVHEPVDLLLNLAPIDPVEFVAQAALVRDGGVVVNTTVWQQAPSDEARGVRGENVFVRSDAAQLAELVSAVDRGELRIDVSRRITLEELPALHAEAATGGVSGKVVVTVAAS
- a CDS encoding SDR family oxidoreductase — its product is MSQYEKRDPNTLYPKPPFPKQEQSLPGAAWKMDPEPDHGEQSYVGKERLTGFRGIVTGADSGIGRAAAIALSREGADLVLSYLPDEQEDAEQVRDLLEGEGHRAVLFPGDISDEQYCGDLVQKAVDEFGGLDTLVMVAGRMDSNDDILTLDTSMFDSTFKTNIYSLFWLTKAAVPHMEPGSTIVTTGSIQASTPSPDKIDYAVSKGAIKLFTEAVAQQLAPKGIRVNSVAPGPVWTPLQPGSDDAETVSHFGESSPFGRPGQPAELGAAYVHLVSPESSYQSGSTITIAGGTPAF
- a CDS encoding VOC family protein, with the protein product MASGVAAVWVPVSDMQRAVAFYRDTLGLTVASESDDWSEIDANGLRIGLNGRESASPSSGGAVVSFQPDGSIEDEVADLRSRGADFQGEVSEHPWGKIVPFKDSEGNDLQLYSPPQG
- a CDS encoding MarR family transcriptional regulator is translated as MTADESAPPLDPAELGAYFALIEVSSLLRHTVEQQLRDAGDLSYVQFQLLATLGDAADGSRRMTDLADGVVYSRSGLTYQVGLLEQAGLVARSQSADDERGVTVTITDAGRDVLARVFPGHVDVLRKLFLEPLSHDDVQGLATVLTRVRDHMRTIPPRSARPRRKQA